The following are from one region of the Vitis riparia cultivar Riparia Gloire de Montpellier isolate 1030 chromosome 14, EGFV_Vit.rip_1.0, whole genome shotgun sequence genome:
- the LOC117930506 gene encoding protein FAR1-RELATED SEQUENCE 5-like, with amino-acid sequence MEKTIKQEFEVKAEDVVNDDAYIGGTYKLGGNGWEEKVLKGISVEEVCKMQFACIDEAETFYNMLAKLTGFSIRKDDLKRDKNGDIISRKWVCSKEGHRATKFFENDNRQREPRLLTRVGCEAAFRIGLNRKYGKWIVKEFIGEHNHNLVDLISRQFLRSHRTVSNPDKAQVDILRQVGVKTTQIIDYMVKQSGGHEHVGFTQKDIYNHVDAMRRSEIKDGDAEAALAYLCGKAEMDSSFFYKFNIDEESRLANLFWADSTARMDYACFGDVLAFDTTYKTNAFKKPLVVLVSVNHHHQTVVFGCALLIDESVGTYEWVLKTFLDAMMNKKPISVVTDEDKAMRKAIKKVLPDTCHRLCSWHLQRNAFTNVHIKDFSSIFARCMLMHGNEEEFEKVWHEMVANLGLNENRWVTEIYGKRKRWAEAYLRGNFFGGMRTTQRCESGAFGRDSSFMYYEEVDKVSKGVYKISTSE; translated from the exons ATGGAGAAAACAATCAAGCAGGAGTTTGAAGTGAAAGCAGAGGACGTTGTCAATGACGATGCATATATAGGTGGAACTTACAAGCTGGGTGGAAACGGTTGGGAAGAGAAAGTGTTGAAGGGTATTTCAGTTGAAGAAGTATGCAAAATGCAATTCGCTTGCATAGACGAGGCTGaaacattttacaacatgttagcAAAACTAACCGGATTTAGTATTCGAAAAGATGATTTGAAGCGAGACAAGAATGGAGATATAATATCTCGAAAGTGGGTGTGTTCCAAAGAAGGACATCGAGCGACAAAGTTTTTTGAGAATGACAACCGACAGCGTGAGCCACGATTGTTGACTAGAGTTGGATGTGAAGCTGCATTTCGTATAGGcttgaatagaaaatatggaaaGTGGATTGTAAAGGAATTTATAGGAGAACATAATCATAATTTGGTCGATCTTATTAGCAGACAATTCCTTCGCTCTCATCGAACAGTAAGTAATCCAGATAAGGCACAAGTTGATATTTTGCGTCAAGTAGGTGTTAAAACCACACAAATTATAGACTATATGGTCAAACAATCAGGGGGACATGAGCACGTTGGTTTCACacaaaaagatatatacaatcacgttgatgcaatgcgtagaaGTGAAATTAAAGACGGTGATGCAGAAGCGGCATTGGCTTATTTGTGTGGAAAGGCAGAAatggattcttcatttttttataaattcaacatTGATGAAGAAAGTCGACTAGCAAATTTGTTTTGGGCTGATTCAACTGCTCGAATGGATTATGCGTGTTTTGGAGATGTCCTAGCATTTGACACAACCTATAAGACAAATGCCTTTAAAAAGCCTCTAGTAGTGTTGGTCAGTGTTAATCATCACCACCAAACTGTTGTATTTGGTTGTGCGTTATTGATAGATGAAAGTGTTGGGACATATGAATGGGTGTTGAAGACATTTCTTGATGCAATGATGAATAAGAAACCCATATCTGTTGTAACCGATGAGGATAAAGCTATGCGTAAGGCAATTAAAAAAGTATTACCCGATACGTGTCATCGATTGTGTTCATGGCATTTGCAACGAAATGCATTCACGAATGTGCATATTAAGGACTTCTCAAGCATCTTTGCAAGGTGTATGCTCATGCATGGGaatgaagaagaatttgaaaaggttTGGCATGAAATGGTTGCAAATTTGGGACTTAATGAGAATCGTTGGGTGACCGAGATATATGGGAAACGTAAAAGATGGGCAGAGGCGTATTTACGTGGAAATTTCTTTGGAGGGATGAGAACCACACaaaggtgtgaga GTGGAGCATTTGGAAGAGATTCCTCATTCATGTATTATGAAGAGGTGGACAAAGTTAGCAAAGGTGTATACAAGATCAGTACCAGTGAATGA